One window of Herpetosiphon gulosus genomic DNA carries:
- a CDS encoding urease subunit gamma: protein MHLTPREQEKLLIVVAADLARRRQARGLKLNYPEAVAIITAELLEAARDGKSVAEIMSYGTTILTVDDVMDGVASMIHEVQVEATFPDGTKLVTVHDPIR from the coding sequence ATGCACCTAACTCCGCGTGAACAGGAAAAATTACTGATTGTGGTGGCCGCCGATTTGGCTCGTCGTCGTCAGGCGCGTGGCCTCAAGCTGAATTACCCCGAAGCGGTGGCAATTATTACCGCCGAATTGCTGGAAGCCGCCCGCGATGGCAAAAGCGTGGCCGAAATTATGAGCTATGGCACAACGATCTTGACGGTTGACGATGTGATGGATGGAGTTGCCAGTATGATTCATGAAGTTCAAGTTGAGGCGACCTTTCCCGATGGCACTAAGCTGGTGACTGTGCACGACCCGATTCGTTGA
- the ureG gene encoding urease accessory protein UreG, whose translation MTEQLLRIGIAGPVGSGKTALAHCLTSHLTKRYSVAVVTNDIYTKEDAEFLLRQGVLPAERVRGVETGGCPHSAIRDDASMNLEAIADLCVTLPDLQIVFVESGGDNLAASFSPELVDYWIYVIDVAGGDKVPRKGGPGVTRSDLLVINKIDLAELVGASLEVMDHDANQMRGELPLVFTNLKDETGLDQVIAWIDQVYAAPRPEPIHVHDDHHHHHHH comes from the coding sequence ATGACCGAACAATTACTACGAATTGGGATTGCTGGGCCTGTGGGCAGTGGCAAAACCGCCTTGGCCCACTGTTTGACCAGCCATCTGACTAAGCGCTACTCGGTTGCGGTGGTGACCAACGATATTTATACCAAAGAGGATGCTGAATTTTTGCTGCGCCAAGGCGTGTTGCCTGCTGAACGGGTGCGCGGCGTGGAAACTGGCGGCTGCCCACACTCGGCGATTCGTGATGATGCCTCGATGAACCTCGAAGCGATTGCCGATTTGTGTGTAACCTTGCCCGATTTGCAGATTGTATTTGTTGAGAGCGGCGGCGATAATCTAGCCGCCTCGTTCAGCCCAGAGTTGGTCGATTATTGGATTTACGTGATCGATGTGGCTGGTGGCGATAAAGTGCCACGCAAAGGTGGCCCTGGCGTAACCCGCTCCGATCTTTTAGTAATTAACAAAATCGATTTGGCGGAGTTGGTTGGGGCTTCGTTGGAGGTGATGGATCACGATGCCAACCAGATGCGCGGTGAATTGCCGCTGGTATTTACTAACCTCAAGGACGAAACTGGCTTAGATCAGGTGATTGCATGGATCGATCAGGTATATGCAGCGCCACGGCCTGAGCCAATCCATGTTCATGATGATCATCATCACCATCATCACCACTAA
- a CDS encoding ATP-binding protein has protein sequence MRRIWQLRHSLATKLILAFLLVGLIGISLVALLVVVRTRSEFSRFLSERDRTALATALAEHYAATGSWQGLSQALDAQTALIELRQNVVLVDANGSIINSLQESTSTQTMQDILRFAGEPIVVNQQTVGYMLPHPMAAPNPELPPPSPEQDFLARVTWAATASASAAILLALLIGALLAQTLTRPIRALITATHKLADGTFDHRVAVQSHDEVGQLAQAFNQMSAKLARASQQRQQMTADLAHDIRTPLSILRSYTEGLKDQRFAGSPTIYSVLHEEVEHLQRLVEDLRVLSLADAGELVLNRRMIDPRAILERVGLAHIMQAEAHGIALTVEASDQLPSIAVDTDRMTQVLNNLVSNALRYASAGAINLGAQQIGDQVLITVQDTGSGIDAADLPFIFDRLYRADKARQRNVSSTSGLGLAIAKAIVEAHSGTIKVDSRLGIGTTFTISLPITKPTE, from the coding sequence ATGCGCCGAATCTGGCAGCTGCGCCACTCGTTGGCAACCAAGCTGATCTTGGCTTTTTTGTTGGTCGGCTTAATTGGCATTTCCTTGGTAGCGCTGTTGGTGGTGGTGCGGACGCGCTCGGAGTTTAGTCGCTTTCTCTCAGAGCGGGATCGCACGGCTTTGGCGACTGCGCTCGCTGAGCACTATGCGGCAACCGGCAGTTGGCAAGGCTTGAGCCAAGCGCTCGATGCCCAAACTGCATTAATTGAATTGCGCCAAAATGTGGTGTTGGTCGATGCCAACGGTTCGATCATCAATAGCCTGCAAGAATCAACCTCAACTCAAACTATGCAAGATATTTTGCGCTTTGCTGGCGAGCCAATTGTGGTCAATCAGCAGACGGTTGGCTATATGCTTCCGCATCCGATGGCTGCGCCAAACCCTGAATTGCCACCGCCCTCGCCTGAACAAGATTTTTTGGCACGAGTGACATGGGCGGCAACTGCCAGCGCCAGCGCAGCTATTCTTTTGGCCTTGTTAATTGGCGCATTGCTAGCCCAAACCTTAACGCGGCCAATTCGGGCTTTGATTACTGCCACCCACAAGTTGGCTGATGGCACGTTTGATCATCGGGTGGCGGTGCAATCGCACGATGAAGTTGGTCAATTAGCCCAAGCATTTAACCAAATGAGCGCTAAATTGGCCCGTGCTAGCCAGCAACGCCAGCAAATGACTGCCGATCTTGCCCATGACATTCGCACCCCCTTGAGTATTTTACGCAGTTACACCGAGGGCTTGAAAGATCAACGCTTTGCTGGTTCGCCGACTATTTATAGCGTGCTGCACGAAGAAGTTGAGCATTTACAACGTTTGGTCGAAGATCTGCGGGTGCTTTCGTTGGCCGATGCTGGCGAGTTAGTGCTCAATCGGCGTATGATCGATCCGCGTGCCATTTTAGAGCGCGTTGGCCTAGCACACATTATGCAGGCCGAGGCTCATGGTATTGCCCTAACCGTTGAAGCATCGGATCAATTACCTTCAATTGCTGTCGATACCGATCGCATGACCCAAGTGCTGAACAATTTGGTTTCGAATGCCTTGCGTTATGCCAGTGCTGGCGCGATTAACTTGGGAGCGCAGCAAATTGGAGATCAGGTGCTGATTACGGTGCAGGATACTGGTAGTGGAATTGATGCCGCCGATCTGCCGTTTATTTTTGATCGGCTGTATCGCGCCGATAAAGCGCGTCAACGCAACGTAAGTAGCACCTCAGGCCTAGGCTTGGCGATTGCCAAGGCGATTGTTGAAGCTCATTCAGGCACAATTAAGGTCGATTCACGCTTGGGCATTGGCACAACCTTTACGATTAGCCTGCCAATAACAAAGCCAACCGAATGA
- the ureB gene encoding urease subunit beta, which produces MQPGEYLIDQPTEAIAANLGRATCELLVAHTGDRPIQVGSHYHFFEVNRALMFDRGLAYGMHLNIPAGTAVRFEPGDSKIVNLVAFAGTRHIYGHNGLVNGALDSADQLQTSLSAVQQQQFGHRPQGDLE; this is translated from the coding sequence ATGCAACCAGGCGAATATTTAATCGATCAACCAACCGAGGCGATTGCCGCCAATCTTGGCCGCGCAACCTGTGAGCTGCTGGTGGCGCATACTGGCGATCGGCCAATTCAGGTTGGTAGTCACTATCACTTTTTCGAGGTCAATCGGGCACTGATGTTTGATCGTGGTCTAGCCTATGGCATGCATCTCAATATTCCGGCGGGCACGGCGGTGCGCTTCGAGCCAGGCGATAGCAAAATTGTCAATTTGGTGGCTTTTGCTGGCACGCGCCACATCTATGGCCATAATGGCTTGGTTAATGGGGCTTTGGATAGCGCCGATCAACTGCAAACCAGCCTCAGTGCCGTTCAACAACAGCAATTTGGCCATCGGCCTCAAGGAGATTTGGAATGA
- a CDS encoding CotH kinase family protein, which produces MKFWRWLCLFAIGLNLAACATSIPATVVPAEPTAEDAAVSRPAGWDEASHGDSAEPNYAVVFAQNKVNQLTITIDPASWQAMQANMTELLGEPGSRQMGGFPAGVFTDTAGLPMMPNGAFTDTLGMPMMPNGAFTDTAGMPMLPGGAFTDTNRMPGGFGGGMPNMGNFSIENPMWVTATLTFEGQTWTNVGVRYKGNSSLMSAWNSQQANLPFKLDFDEFEKSYPEIDNQRFYGFKQLALSNNLGDATAIRETLAYDLFEQMGLPAAETATYEVLLDHGDGLESLGLYTAVEVIDDTAIARVFGDDSGNIYEGDGSAASFAEGTKDSIEESFQKENNDTTDWADVEALYDVLHSSERTSDPAAWRAKLEAIFDVPSFLKWLGVSTLLEHWDTYGAMTHNYYLYNNPATGKLTWISWDHNFILGAMGGGGGMRGNQAMPNNANAGNQMPNNPNAGGMRGPGGGFGGQNNTFDKASITSDWPLIRYLLDDPTYYATYIEALRETSSQFDAEALVQKYTALAATISPSAAQTISIDDYNAAVTTLMERIKTRSTDLKTFLATQ; this is translated from the coding sequence ATGAAATTTTGGCGTTGGCTTTGTTTATTTGCTATTGGATTAAACTTGGCTGCTTGTGCAACTTCGATTCCTGCGACGGTTGTGCCTGCTGAGCCGACCGCTGAGGATGCGGCGGTCAGCCGGCCAGCGGGCTGGGATGAGGCATCGCATGGTGATAGCGCTGAGCCAAATTATGCAGTGGTCTTTGCCCAAAATAAGGTTAATCAATTAACCATCACAATCGATCCTGCCTCGTGGCAAGCCATGCAGGCTAATATGACCGAACTGTTGGGCGAGCCAGGTAGCCGTCAGATGGGCGGTTTTCCAGCTGGCGTATTTACCGACACGGCGGGTTTGCCAATGATGCCAAATGGTGCGTTTACTGATACGTTGGGCATGCCAATGATGCCAAATGGCGCTTTTACCGATACCGCTGGAATGCCGATGCTGCCAGGTGGCGCTTTTACCGACACTAACCGAATGCCTGGTGGTTTTGGTGGCGGAATGCCCAATATGGGTAATTTTTCGATCGAAAATCCAATGTGGGTTACGGCAACCTTGACCTTCGAAGGCCAAACTTGGACGAATGTGGGCGTGCGCTACAAAGGCAATTCGTCGTTGATGAGCGCTTGGAACAGCCAACAAGCCAATTTGCCCTTCAAACTAGATTTTGATGAATTTGAGAAAAGCTACCCGGAGATTGATAATCAACGCTTTTATGGCTTCAAACAATTGGCGCTTTCGAACAATTTAGGTGATGCAACGGCTATTCGCGAAACGCTGGCCTACGATCTGTTTGAGCAAATGGGCTTGCCTGCTGCTGAAACTGCCACCTATGAAGTGTTGCTTGATCATGGCGATGGGCTTGAAAGTTTAGGCTTATACACGGCGGTTGAAGTAATCGACGATACAGCAATTGCCCGTGTATTTGGCGATGATAGCGGCAATATTTACGAGGGCGATGGGAGCGCCGCCAGCTTCGCCGAAGGTACAAAGGACTCAATCGAGGAAAGTTTTCAGAAAGAAAATAACGATACAACGGATTGGGCTGATGTTGAAGCTCTGTACGATGTGCTGCATTCCAGCGAACGCACCAGCGATCCGGCAGCTTGGCGAGCCAAATTAGAAGCAATTTTCGATGTGCCAAGTTTTCTTAAATGGCTTGGGGTGAGCACGCTGCTGGAGCATTGGGATACCTATGGGGCGATGACCCATAATTATTATCTTTACAACAACCCTGCGACTGGCAAACTGACCTGGATTTCGTGGGATCATAACTTTATTTTGGGGGCGATGGGTGGCGGCGGTGGTATGCGTGGCAATCAAGCTATGCCGAATAATGCTAATGCTGGCAACCAAATGCCGAATAATCCCAATGCAGGTGGCATGCGTGGGCCAGGTGGCGGCTTTGGCGGCCAAAATAACACGTTTGATAAAGCCAGCATCACCAGCGATTGGCCGTTAATTCGCTATTTGCTTGATGATCCAACCTACTATGCGACCTACATTGAAGCGCTACGCGAAACCAGCAGCCAATTTGATGCCGAAGCCTTGGTGCAAAAATATACAGCTTTGGCAGCAACGATCAGCCCAAGCGCCGCCCAAACAATCAGTATCGATGATTATAATGCTGCGGTGACCACCCTGATGGAGCGGATTAAGACCCGCAGCACTGATTTGAAAACCTTCTTAGCAACCCAATAA
- a CDS encoding polyphosphate polymerase domain-containing protein, protein MLQQLRYQPTLIWPNEPTPACEPDRAVPQALIQPRLAGFRSISLQQMDSVALLNRTDSKYVCSVQQLAAILPDLAADYRVLEISGRRMHHYHTLYFDTADFALYRRHHAGGRNRYKVRSRTYLDTQNYFLEVKHKVNKYRTIKHRLATPYAVETFTSASSSFLQRIVPFEVGLLQPTLTNNFSRITLVNIAEQERVTLDIGIRFQADSRSVELTGVVIAEVKQAGINRGSPFIQGIRGQHLHTIGMSKYCSGAALLYPDLPRNSFKPTLRYLNTLMEYAQ, encoded by the coding sequence ATGCTGCAACAACTGCGCTATCAACCAACCCTCATCTGGCCAAATGAGCCAACACCTGCCTGCGAACCAGATCGTGCAGTGCCTCAAGCCTTGATTCAACCAAGGTTGGCTGGGTTTCGCTCGATTAGCCTGCAACAGATGGATTCGGTGGCCTTGCTCAATCGTACCGACAGCAAATATGTGTGTTCGGTTCAGCAATTGGCCGCAATCTTACCCGATTTGGCTGCTGATTATCGGGTGTTGGAGATCAGCGGGCGGCGCATGCATCACTATCATACGCTCTATTTCGATACTGCCGATTTTGCTTTGTACCGTCGGCATCACGCTGGTGGTCGCAATCGCTATAAAGTGCGCAGCCGAACCTATCTCGATACCCAAAATTATTTTCTTGAAGTCAAGCACAAAGTTAATAAATATCGCACGATCAAACATCGGCTTGCAACGCCGTATGCCGTGGAAACGTTTACATCTGCCAGTTCCAGCTTTTTGCAACGAATTGTGCCATTTGAAGTGGGCTTATTGCAGCCAACCTTGACCAACAATTTCAGTCGCATCACCTTGGTCAATATTGCCGAGCAAGAGCGTGTCACCTTGGATATTGGGATTCGCTTTCAAGCTGATTCGCGCTCAGTTGAACTAACGGGCGTGGTGATTGCCGAAGTCAAACAAGCTGGGATAAATCGCGGTTCACCCTTTATCCAAGGCATTCGCGGCCAGCATTTGCACACGATTGGCATGAGTAAATATTGCAGTGGGGCGGCCTTGCTGTATCCCGATTTGCCACGCAATAGCTTCAAGCCCACCCTGCGCTATCTGAATACATTGATGGAGTATGCCCAATGA
- the ureC gene encoding urease subunit alpha yields the protein MSLWIPRQTYADLYGPTKGDRLRLADTELIVEIEHDFAHYGDEITFGGGKVIRDGMGQSSSAHAVLDLVITNAIIIDHWGIVKGDIGIKQGRIVKVGKAGNPDTMAGVDPELIVGANTEVIAGEHMIVTAGGIDSHIHFIAPGQIPEALSNGVTTLLGGGTGPATGTKATTCTPGVWNMARMLQAADAWPVNLGFLGKGNAAQPESLIQQIQAGACGLKLHEDWGTTPAAIDMCLSVADQYDVQVAIHTDTINEAGFLEDTIRAIAGRTIHTYHTEGAGGGHAPDIIKIAGESYVLPSSTNPTRPYTVNTIAEHLDMLMVCHHLNPQVPEDVAFAESRIRPETIAAEDILHDLGVISMISSDSQAMGRVGEVVTRTWQTAHKMKVQRGALLGDSARNDNQRVKRYIAKYTINPALAHGIAHEVGSIEPGKLADLVLWQPAFFGVKPEIIVKGGLIAWNAMGDANASIPTPQPVLYRPMFGAFGGAIGATSLTFVSAAAHEAGIGQQLGLQKTTAAVRGCRSVQKADLIHNNATPVIEVDPETYAVRADGELLTCEPATSLPLAQRYFLF from the coding sequence ATGAGCTTATGGATTCCGCGTCAAACCTATGCCGATTTGTATGGCCCGACCAAAGGCGACCGCTTGCGTTTGGCCGATACCGAGTTGATTGTTGAAATTGAGCACGATTTTGCCCACTATGGCGATGAAATTACCTTCGGCGGCGGCAAGGTGATTCGTGATGGCATGGGCCAAAGCAGCAGTGCCCACGCTGTGCTCGATTTAGTGATCACCAACGCGATCATCATCGATCATTGGGGCATCGTCAAAGGCGATATTGGGATCAAACAAGGCCGAATTGTCAAAGTTGGCAAGGCTGGTAATCCTGATACTATGGCTGGTGTTGATCCTGAATTGATAGTTGGAGCCAATACCGAGGTGATTGCTGGCGAGCATATGATCGTTACTGCAGGCGGGATCGATAGCCATATTCACTTTATTGCGCCTGGCCAAATTCCCGAAGCGCTTTCGAATGGCGTGACGACCTTGCTTGGCGGCGGGACTGGCCCAGCCACTGGAACCAAAGCGACCACGTGCACACCAGGTGTTTGGAATATGGCCCGCATGCTGCAAGCTGCTGATGCTTGGCCGGTCAATCTTGGCTTTTTGGGCAAAGGCAATGCCGCCCAGCCCGAATCGTTGATTCAGCAGATTCAGGCTGGCGCTTGTGGCCTGAAATTGCACGAAGATTGGGGCACAACGCCCGCTGCAATCGACATGTGTTTGAGCGTGGCCGACCAATACGATGTGCAAGTGGCGATTCACACTGATACGATCAACGAAGCTGGTTTTTTAGAAGATACAATTCGCGCAATTGCAGGCCGCACCATTCATACCTATCACACTGAGGGTGCGGGCGGCGGCCATGCTCCTGATATTATCAAAATTGCTGGCGAAAGCTATGTGCTGCCCTCATCGACCAACCCCACTCGCCCGTATACCGTCAATACCATCGCTGAACACCTTGATATGTTAATGGTTTGCCATCACCTTAATCCCCAAGTGCCTGAAGATGTGGCCTTTGCTGAAAGCCGGATTCGGCCTGAAACCATCGCCGCCGAAGATATTCTGCATGATCTGGGGGTGATTAGCATGATCTCCAGCGATTCGCAGGCGATGGGTCGGGTTGGCGAGGTTGTTACTCGCACTTGGCAAACCGCTCACAAAATGAAGGTTCAGCGTGGCGCGTTGCTGGGCGATTCAGCTCGCAACGATAATCAACGGGTCAAACGTTATATCGCCAAATACACGATCAATCCAGCGCTGGCTCACGGGATTGCTCACGAAGTTGGCTCGATTGAGCCAGGCAAGTTGGCCGATTTGGTGTTGTGGCAGCCTGCCTTTTTTGGCGTAAAACCTGAAATTATTGTTAAAGGCGGCTTGATTGCCTGGAATGCTATGGGCGATGCCAATGCTTCGATTCCCACGCCGCAGCCTGTGCTTTATCGCCCGATGTTTGGGGCGTTTGGCGGGGCGATTGGCGCGACTAGTCTGACCTTTGTTTCCGCCGCTGCCCATGAAGCAGGCATTGGTCAACAATTAGGCTTGCAAAAAACAACTGCTGCTGTGCGTGGCTGTCGCAGCGTCCAAAAAGCCGACTTGATCCACAACAACGCTACTCCAGTGATCGAGGTTGATCCTGAAACCTATGCGGTACGCGCCGATGGCGAGCTATTGACCTGCGAGCCAGCCACGAGTTTGCCTTTGGCGCAGCGCTATTTCTTATTCTAG
- a CDS encoding DUF4956 domain-containing protein: MTTDLTQFLLGAGFNLLVTLLIVRGVYYPVTQDKNFVFTFIGFNMIIYFVLGFLTSVEVGVGVGFGLFAIFSLLRYRTDEIPIREMTYLFILIALGVMNSLMHSGSLLQIGIANAVILVILFVLEKGWGFQFESNKRVAYDKIELIGPARSEELLADLRERTGIAVKRVEIGRIDLLHDMADLKIFYDETPRLSASRKLTTTRVLRDQHQLP; this comes from the coding sequence ATGACAACCGATTTAACTCAATTTTTGCTGGGAGCGGGCTTTAATTTATTGGTAACGCTGCTGATTGTGCGCGGCGTATACTATCCCGTGACCCAAGATAAAAACTTCGTTTTTACCTTTATTGGCTTCAATATGATCATCTACTTTGTGCTGGGCTTTCTGACCAGTGTCGAAGTAGGCGTGGGCGTAGGCTTCGGCTTGTTTGCGATTTTCTCATTGCTGCGTTATCGCACCGATGAGATTCCGATTCGCGAAATGACCTATTTGTTTATTTTGATTGCGCTGGGCGTGATGAATTCGCTGATGCATAGTGGCAGTTTGCTGCAAATTGGCATCGCCAACGCCGTGATTTTGGTGATTTTGTTTGTGCTCGAAAAAGGCTGGGGCTTTCAATTTGAATCGAATAAGCGTGTAGCTTACGACAAAATTGAGCTGATTGGGCCTGCTCGCTCCGAAGAATTGCTGGCCGATTTGCGCGAACGCACCGGAATTGCCGTCAAGCGGGTCGAAATTGGCCGGATCGATTTACTTCACGATATGGCCGATTTGAAAATTTTCTACGATGAAACCCCTCGCCTGAGCGCGAGCCGCAAACTCACGACCACCCGCGTGCTGCGCGATCAGCATCAACTACCCTAA
- a CDS encoding PaaI family thioesterase — MNRQLDSQACFVCGKNNPSGLQLDFFEEEKTVITRFISTALHQGWPGFVHGGIIATILDETLGRVGFLIDAWTMTGRFEVRYRQPAPIDQEITFTASMVRDRGRALEVEGFAQLPDGTIVAEATGLYMRVSPELRATLSEQIAEGY; from the coding sequence ATGAATCGCCAATTAGATTCGCAGGCATGTTTTGTCTGTGGTAAAAATAACCCGAGTGGCTTGCAATTGGATTTCTTTGAGGAAGAGAAAACTGTCATCACGCGATTTATCTCAACTGCACTCCATCAAGGCTGGCCTGGGTTTGTGCATGGCGGCATTATCGCGACGATTCTTGATGAAACGCTCGGTCGAGTGGGATTTTTGATCGATGCTTGGACGATGACTGGGCGTTTTGAGGTTCGTTATCGCCAGCCCGCCCCGATTGATCAAGAAATTACTTTTACTGCCAGTATGGTTCGTGATCGCGGGCGAGCGCTTGAGGTCGAAGGTTTTGCCCAATTGCCCGATGGTACGATTGTAGCTGAAGCAACTGGCTTGTATATGCGAGTTTCGCCCGAACTGCGGGCGACGCTTTCCGAGCAAATCGCTGAAGGCTATTAA
- a CDS encoding response regulator transcription factor, whose translation MHYTILLIDDEAKLRQVIRLSLEQEGYRVVEASNGREALYRARIEKPDLVVLDLMMPEMNGTEFLLAFGKESNTPVIMLTARVEDHDKIVGLELGADDYITKPFNMRELIARIRAVLRRTHKPTLEPDLIRAGDLVLDRGSATVLVGEQQLSLTRSELEILATFMTAPGLIFSRLDLLDRLSLGDAYEGYERSIDVHIRNLRTKIEPDSRQPRYIETVYGMGYRFKKQ comes from the coding sequence ATGCACTATACAATTCTGTTGATTGATGATGAAGCAAAATTGCGCCAAGTGATTCGGCTCTCGCTTGAGCAAGAGGGCTATCGTGTGGTTGAGGCGAGCAATGGGCGTGAAGCACTGTATCGGGCACGGATCGAAAAGCCCGATTTGGTGGTGCTCGATTTGATGATGCCCGAAATGAATGGAACTGAGTTTTTGCTGGCCTTCGGCAAAGAATCCAATACGCCAGTGATTATGCTCACCGCACGAGTTGAAGACCACGATAAAATTGTTGGCCTTGAATTGGGTGCTGACGATTACATCACCAAGCCGTTTAATATGCGCGAATTAATTGCCCGTATTCGTGCCGTTTTGCGCCGCACTCATAAACCAACGCTTGAGCCTGATCTGATTCGGGCTGGCGATTTGGTGCTCGATCGCGGGTCGGCAACAGTCTTGGTCGGTGAGCAACAACTAAGTCTAACCCGTTCTGAGCTGGAAATTTTGGCTACCTTTATGACTGCGCCTGGCCTGATTTTCTCGCGGCTCGATTTGCTTGATCGGTTGTCGCTTGGCGATGCTTACGAAGGCTATGAGCGCTCAATCGATGTGCATATCCGCAATCTGCGTACCAAAATCGAGCCAGATTCACGTCAGCCACGCTATATCGAGACGGTTTATGGCATGGGCTATCGTTTTAAAAAACAATGA
- a CDS encoding MFS transporter — protein MTSQTSENSLFRPLQQRLFALLWTGQTISRLGDTMYQVALSLWVLEKTGSATAMGLVLICSFAPMIIFLLLGGAAVDRFSRGWLMFSSDMLRALIVGGVGILALTNTLQLWHIYAASISFGFFDSFFQPAYSALVPDVVPAESLPGANSLTALSAQMTLILGPLIASLIVGFGGSATAFLFNSVSFLVSGLCLIPLLSTDASRTKAKRSSGILKDVGAGLKTVSTNPWLWMTIILSSLANLLLAAPAQTALPVLISEFLKLPSERLGWAHASIALGAVSASIWLSKGNRLRRRGLMGYGALFLAGLATLTVGIIGFNVSMLGGTMALAALLGVLVFRGIGIATFGLIWTHTMQEMVEREQLGRVASIDLLGSIALLPVGYGVAGLVADKFGAPALFATCGAIMLVMTVLFSFHPVVRKLN, from the coding sequence ATGACCTCACAAACCTCGGAGAATAGCCTATTTCGACCCTTACAACAACGCTTGTTTGCCTTGCTCTGGACGGGCCAGACGATTTCGCGTTTGGGCGATACGATGTATCAGGTTGCGCTCTCGCTTTGGGTTTTGGAAAAAACTGGCTCAGCAACGGCTATGGGCTTGGTTTTGATCTGCTCATTTGCGCCGATGATCATCTTTTTGCTGCTTGGCGGCGCAGCGGTTGATCGCTTTTCACGTGGTTGGCTGATGTTTAGCTCAGATATGTTGCGAGCCTTGATTGTTGGTGGGGTTGGAATTCTGGCCCTAACGAATACCCTTCAACTCTGGCATATCTATGCGGCGAGCATCTCCTTTGGTTTTTTTGATTCGTTCTTCCAGCCCGCCTATAGTGCATTAGTGCCCGATGTTGTGCCAGCTGAATCGTTGCCTGGAGCCAACTCGCTGACTGCTTTGAGCGCCCAAATGACTTTGATTTTGGGACCATTGATTGCTTCATTAATTGTTGGCTTTGGTGGTTCGGCAACGGCCTTTTTATTCAACAGCGTTTCATTCTTGGTTTCGGGCTTGTGTTTGATTCCGCTGCTCTCAACTGATGCTAGCCGCACCAAAGCCAAACGCTCAAGTGGCATTTTAAAGGATGTTGGGGCGGGCTTGAAAACCGTCAGCACCAATCCATGGTTGTGGATGACGATTATTCTTTCGTCGCTGGCCAACTTGCTGCTGGCTGCACCTGCGCAAACTGCCCTGCCAGTTTTGATCAGTGAATTTTTGAAATTGCCTAGCGAACGACTGGGCTGGGCCCATGCTAGTATTGCCTTGGGTGCGGTTTCAGCCTCGATCTGGCTCAGCAAAGGCAATCGCTTGCGCCGCCGTGGCTTGATGGGTTATGGAGCCTTATTCCTCGCTGGTTTGGCCACCCTCACCGTTGGGATCATTGGATTCAATGTGAGTATGCTCGGCGGAACCATGGCCTTGGCTGCTTTGCTGGGCGTATTGGTCTTCCGCGGGATTGGGATTGCGACCTTTGGTTTGATTTGGACGCATACCATGCAAGAAATGGTTGAGCGCGAACAACTTGGACGGGTTGCCAGCATTGACTTGCTTGGCTCAATCGCCTTATTGCCAGTTGGCTATGGGGTGGCTGGGTTGGTCGCTGATAAATTTGGTGCACCAGCCTTGTTTGCAACCTGTGGTGCGATTATGTTGGTGATGACTGTTCTGTTTAGCTTCCATCCAGTTGTGCGCAAATTAAATTAA